Below is a genomic region from Ziziphus jujuba cultivar Dongzao chromosome 7, ASM3175591v1.
aaaaagtgaattaaaataatttaaggaGATTCGTGCAGTAAATTCGAAAATTCACAAGGGATCTCCATGGAAATGGGATTTGCTATGATATGGGACTGTTAGGAGGAGCTCATAAAAGTGTGAACCACACAGATTCACTCCCAACGGAAAAAACAAGGCTTTTCAAACACGCGGGTACGTTTTCCTGCCTCCTTGATATCTTCTGCTGATATTGCtgtgtatctttttttttttcttttttttcaaaaataaaaaataaaattggggcATAATATGGTAACTGGTGAGGgagatattctttttttttttctttatatattccAACCCCTATAAaaagtgtgtgtgtatatatatatatatatatattttttttttttaaaaaaaaaaattaaaacggtttttttttaaaaaattacaaatgttttaattttttttaaatgttttaattacaaatctttttctataatatttttttccctcaagTTTTATTGCTTTGGAGACATCCAGAAACCATTGGCTTTTGCATATATTTTGCGTCTTGTTTATATCCTTGCTTGAGCTTGGTTTTTGTCATATAGCAaggatatgtatatatgaatggTATTACTAGCGAAACAAGGCAAATAAAATGTGGGGCACTACTATATAACTTTGCAGCACTTGTTGGGTGTATAAAACGATTTAAGTTGTATGTgcgttaatatttttatttttttttacttcgatatataacaatatatagGAGATGAAAATTCAATCTAGCAGCTGCATtgatcattttaattatttaggaAAATATATAAGAGACAATAATATAAAGTATGAAAGAAAAACATTCTATGTATTttcaccaagaaaaaaaaaaaacattctatGTATTTTTGTCTCAGACACATTAATATAAACTTAAATGATTCCAGATTAATTTAAGGACAAGATTTTAATAAGTAGATAtgggaaagaaaaagcaaattattgtaaaagtatttttcattaaagaaTGACAATAAAgtttaatttaccaaaaaaaagaggggaaaaaagagACAATAATGTAAGGGAGAATGCCGCTGCTGATGGATCCCGCCCAGGTCAAGGGCGGTCTCTTTTATCTTAGTTATAAGCTAGCTACCTTTAATTGcgttattttaacaaaaaaaataataaaaataaaataaaataaagtgaattattcaaaaaaaaaattttcattaaagaaTGACAATAATGTTTAATTCACcccgaccaaaaaaaaaaaaaaaaaaaaagaagaagaagacaataaTGTATAAGTTATAAAGCTAGCTAGCGTTGTGCTAATAGGCTTGGCATAAGGCTTGTTACACCACATTATTAGAAgttcgtttcttttttttttttttttttttttttgtaaaatatccattttagctcgctaaaaacaaaaattcgtaTTAATCTGAACCTATCATTTATATAACCAGATTAAAAGAATCTTTTTTTCCAATCCATATAAAAGGGAATAAAACACAACTAattaaagcaaattaaaaaccaGTAGAATAACTAAAAGAAGGATCCGAAATCCATCACGCCCATATATTAGTCGAgagagcaaatatatatattgtttaattagATAGCACATATGCATCACTATGATAgccatttttttatatgtatcaaACACTAAGATAGCATTGTAgctggaatatatatatatatatatatatatatacttctgaATCGGAAAAGAGGCAGCTACTTGCCACTTGTTCAAGCAAGGCGCAGGTCATGCAGATCGTAGGAACCAAATCCGACACCGTTTTGGATATTAGGGTGAGTGTGGGTGTGGGGTTGGTGGCGGAAAGCATATAGGTTGGAGGCTCCATTTGCCAATGCAACCGCTGATTCATAGTCTTCGTCGTTGTCGTCCACTAACCCATACGGTGGATCCTCACATTTTGCTTGCTTTTAATATTCCAAACAAATtcaacataaattaattaagataacaacaaaagaagaagaCCAAATTATTCATGAATGAATTTCTAAGATTTGATTCTTACATAGCTCTGCATGAGATTTACATGTCTTTGCCGTAAGCTGTTTACCTGCCATTAGAGCAAAAGGAGTATAAGTTGAGATCCCAAAAGCTCTTATTCTTAAATGGCCCTACTTGCatcgtttttaatttttgctaacCTTTTTCTTGCAAGTCTCTGTCTGAGTTTTGATCTTGTGGTACTGTCAAGAATACAGGAATTAAGCTTGAAggcaaatttaaaattaaaacagaaCGAATGAAGAATTTCTTGTACATTACTGACCTCTGTCAAGTGTCAAGAAATATTGCCAAAACTTTCAATAACTTACTTGTTTGATATAGCTTCTCAAGGTTTTAAAGTATCAAATCCCAGAgacataacaaagaaaaaaaaaagtacataaaaATGAACAACATACAAACCAAAAGTGAAACAAGCAAATCTAAATACAAAAGATTTATCAATATAGTGCAACATAAGCAATTGAGttaattgcctttttttttttttttttttccttacctAGAATTTTTTCTATCAATTATGTggaagatatatataaaaatgtcaaaaaaagaTGATAATTAAGCAATTCAATTTGTGGAACTTTAAAGACTCTTCCTGCTCAGACAAATTTCATTCACTGGTTAAAGGGTCTTCTTTTCAACAATCACAGAAGAATATTAAAACACGAAAtcactgaaaaaaaataaaaaatcaagatcTATGAAGGTCAACCAATCATATACAAAAAATTCTACGTTCTTTCTTCTAAATACACCTCGACCAATGGTATAGAAATAATGATAAACTTCCCGGAAATGTCTAAAAAGAACAGAAAAGTGCAAACCTTTCTGTCACGTATGGCTTCCAAGGAAGAATGCATGCTTTCCTCAAGACTTCGGAGCTCATCATAGGTCACGCCATCCAGATCATGACCCAGCCTCTgcctttaaaacaaaaaaaaaaaaaaaaaaaaaaaaccaaaaaaaccaaaaataaaataaaattatacgttcttttaagaaaataaataaataataaaatttccaaattaaccATACCCTAAATGACTAAATCGCAGCCAAAATTTTTTATCACTGATCTATTAGTGTTATTAATTTACTACCTGATATCCCTCCTCAGTTTATAGTTAATGTCTTTCAGTTGCTTCAAGTTTTGCTGCATTGCCTTCatattccataaa
It encodes:
- the LOC107407949 gene encoding agamous-like MADS-box protein TM6 — translated: MGRGKIEIKRIENHTNRQVTYSKRRNGIFKKAQELTVLCDAKVSLIMFSSTGKFHEYISPSTSTKKIFDLYQKTSGIDLWQTHYEAMQQNLKQLKDINYKLRRDIRQRLGHDLDGVTYDELRSLEESMHSSLEAIRDRKYHKIKTQTETCKKKVNSLRQRHVNLMQSYQAKCEDPPYGLVDDNDEDYESAVALANGASNLYAFRHQPHTHTHPNIQNGVGFGSYDLHDLRLA